In one Oncorhynchus keta strain PuntledgeMale-10-30-2019 unplaced genomic scaffold, Oket_V2 Un_contig_2640_pilon_pilon, whole genome shotgun sequence genomic region, the following are encoded:
- the LOC127922616 gene encoding uncharacterized protein LOC127922616, which produces MAAPRKCHASVGIEPGRMVPAQRVWSPVRSFGPGYPAPALRAVSPGRWEGAVRPLPALRSCRANVGVEPKGEVRVVSTRSPMLTHSPVQPVPALWRVRARVVVQPGEVVPRLRTRAPVLPHSPVFQAPPNTKPPEGLPSLVVPVAAPRTRLSLSLLPAGAPACPAPLPERPACPAPLPERPACPAPLPEPPSARRRCPEPLSPE; this is translated from the exons atggcagccccccgaaagtgccatgcgagtgtgggcattgagccagggcgtatggtgcctgctcagcgagtctggtcgccggtacgcagttttggtccaggttatcctgcgccggctctgcgtgctgtgtctccggggcgctgggagggtgcagtgcgtcctctgcctgcgctccgctcgtgccgggcaaatgtgggagtggagcctaagggagaggtgcgtgtagtaagcactcgATCTCCcatgcttacccacagcccggttcaacctgtgcctgcactctggagggtccgggctagagtagttgtccagcctggggaagtggtgccaaggttgcgcaccagagctccagtgctcccccacagcccggtctttcaggctcctcctaacaccaagcctcctgaaggtctccccagcctggtggttcctgtggcagccccacgcaccaggctgtctctcagtctcctccctgcag gtgctcccgcctgtccggcgccgctgccggagcgtcccgcctgtccggcgccgctgccggagcgtcccgcctgtccggcgccgctgccggagcctccctcAGCCCGGCGCCGCTgcccggagcccctcagcccagag